The following proteins are encoded in a genomic region of Corallococcus silvisoli:
- a CDS encoding cytochrome P450 — protein MRPPTDPYLAVTHPDPYPFYAGLRARGGLHRIEGFDPWIAADGATVRAVLTSEHCRVRPLAEPIPPHLGGTAAGALFGRLVRMNDGGPFPTVKRALASSLEEMMSALEAESRRWSARLFAEPSIALLPTRALQLPVFVLGTLLGLPEDGLDACVQDVEAYVRSVVHSQAVSEGAASAARLTGRVEDCAQARPALLSRFSARMQEGGAPAELRTPNAVGLLTQAYEATAGLLGASLLAIARMPSLRTQLARRECTMEDVVREAARHESPVQNTRRFVHSRVSVAGQELEAGATVVVVLAAANRDPQENPRPDDFLPRRVDRRTFTFGLGTHACPGQRLAETMAVAAAEQVLASGLDLSPLSGPVTWRASTNTRILRGP, from the coding sequence ATGAGACCGCCCACCGACCCGTATCTGGCCGTCACCCATCCCGACCCCTACCCGTTCTACGCGGGGCTTCGTGCCAGGGGAGGACTGCACCGCATCGAAGGGTTCGACCCGTGGATCGCGGCGGACGGAGCCACGGTCCGGGCCGTGCTCACCAGCGAGCACTGCCGGGTGCGGCCTCTGGCGGAGCCCATCCCCCCGCACCTGGGCGGCACCGCCGCGGGCGCGCTCTTTGGACGCCTGGTGCGCATGAATGACGGAGGGCCGTTCCCCACCGTGAAGCGGGCCCTGGCGAGCTCGCTGGAAGAGATGATGTCGGCGCTGGAAGCAGAGAGCCGCCGCTGGTCCGCCCGGCTCTTCGCGGAGCCCTCCATCGCGCTCCTTCCAACCCGGGCGCTCCAGCTGCCTGTCTTCGTGCTCGGCACGCTGCTGGGCCTTCCAGAGGACGGGCTGGACGCGTGCGTGCAGGACGTGGAGGCCTATGTTCGCTCGGTCGTCCATTCCCAGGCGGTCAGCGAGGGGGCGGCGAGCGCCGCGCGGCTGACCGGGCGCGTGGAGGACTGCGCCCAAGCGAGGCCAGCGCTGCTGAGCCGCTTCTCCGCGCGAATGCAGGAGGGCGGTGCGCCAGCCGAGCTGCGCACACCCAACGCGGTGGGACTGCTCACTCAAGCCTATGAGGCCACGGCGGGGCTCCTGGGCGCGTCGCTGCTCGCCATTGCCAGGATGCCGTCGCTGCGGACGCAGCTCGCACGCCGTGAATGCACCATGGAGGATGTGGTGCGGGAGGCGGCCCGGCACGAATCCCCCGTCCAGAACACCCGGCGCTTCGTCCACTCGCGGGTGTCCGTCGCGGGCCAGGAGCTGGAAGCAGGTGCGACCGTGGTCGTCGTGCTCGCGGCGGCGAATCGCGATCCCCAGGAGAATCCCCGGCCCGACGACTTCCTGCCCCGGCGCGTGGACCGCCGGACCTTCACCTTCGGCCTGGGTACCCACGCCTGTCCAGGCCAGCGGCTGGCGGAGACCATGGCCGTCGCGGCGGCGGAACAGGTGCTCGCGAGCGGCCTGGACCTGTCTCCCCTGTCGGGCCCCGTCACCTGGCGCGCATCCACCAACACCCGCATCCTGAGAGGACCGTGA
- a CDS encoding antibiotic biosynthesis monooxygenase family protein, which yields MIAVIFEAWAHEDHHQRYLDLAAALRPLLAGIDGFISIERFQSLSEPGKLLSLSYWRDEAAVAEWRRLEAHREAQREGREGVFNDYRLRVAHVLRDYGLKDRAAVPADSRTAHD from the coding sequence ATGATCGCTGTCATTTTCGAGGCCTGGGCTCACGAGGATCACCATCAGCGGTACCTGGACCTGGCCGCGGCCCTGCGCCCCCTGCTGGCAGGCATCGATGGCTTCATCTCCATCGAGCGCTTCCAGAGCCTCAGCGAGCCCGGCAAGCTGCTGTCGCTGTCCTACTGGCGCGACGAGGCGGCGGTGGCGGAGTGGCGGCGGCTGGAAGCCCACCGTGAAGCACAGCGCGAGGGCCGGGAGGGGGTGTTCAACGACTACCGGCTGCGCGTGGCGCACGTGCTGAGGGACTACGGATTGAAGGACCGGGCGGCCGTGCCCGCCGACAGCCGCACCGCGCACGACTGA
- a CDS encoding M1 family metallopeptidase gives MRLLPLLVLLALTVRCAHAPEAAPSASAPPAVAWPEALPPALRLPDTVRPVHYALDLKLVPSEDTYPGSVTIDVEVREPVRQVWLHAQDLEVTRARVVVGDRTLEAKPVTADEGRLGLLLPEALPAGRARLVIDFTGKVDRERSQGIYGQAEGGEPYLYTFFEPIDARRAFPCFDEPTFKVPWRLRFTVKAGHVAVANHPVVSREPLTDGLERVTFAESKPMPSYLVAFMVGPFDVVEAGTVGRASVPLRFVVPKGRGAETRYAASITPRIVKGLEDFFDQTYPYEKLDVAVVPRYWGTMEHPGIVALGQPLTLIPPGEETLARRKSYAVIANHELGHYWFGDVVTCAWWNDIWLNESFTAWLDRQTVDRLEPSWNFQQERAMSATRNALESDALEAALPVRKPVTSNSDIVGSFDNGTTYDKGSSVIAMFEAWLGPERFREALRGYVRKHAWGVATMEDFLADLSQAAGPEVARSFGGFIEQGGAASVSAQVSCPKGGTPTVKLSQERYLPVGSQASSQQEWLVPVCLRAGTGAQSSRVCSMMEGRTAEVSLPLKQCPAWVLLNAGGTGYYRGGYTREQLTKLLSTPATAFTVGEQVALWADVDAAVTRGILPLGQALSAVPATARSADRLVVQGGAALLHRVREDQLTVEERQRFRAWVASLYAPRARALGWMPKAGDDDAMTQSRSLLLALAAGLGDDPKLAKEAAPLVRAWLADRKSVDPEALSNALPWAAAHGDAALFDALLAAAKKEQDRNERTRLLTALAFFRAPELVERALALVMGSDFDVRDSEIILKMALVIPESQSRALSFYQAHFDELAQRLRSDEMGGLIGRLGNLCDETQRAQVEAFLKPRVEKIEGGPRALARALESIQLCAESQKLHLSSIRDFLRTH, from the coding sequence ATGCGTCTGCTCCCTCTGCTCGTCCTGTTGGCTTTGACCGTCCGCTGTGCCCACGCACCGGAGGCCGCGCCGTCCGCCTCCGCGCCTCCCGCCGTCGCGTGGCCGGAGGCCCTTCCCCCCGCGCTGCGTCTGCCGGACACCGTGCGGCCCGTGCACTACGCGTTGGATCTGAAGCTGGTGCCTTCGGAGGACACCTATCCGGGCAGCGTCACCATCGACGTGGAGGTCCGTGAGCCGGTGCGCCAGGTGTGGCTGCACGCGCAGGACCTGGAGGTGACGCGAGCCCGGGTCGTGGTGGGCGACCGCACCTTGGAGGCGAAGCCGGTGACAGCGGACGAGGGGCGCCTGGGCTTGCTGTTGCCGGAGGCGTTGCCGGCGGGCCGGGCGCGGCTCGTGATCGACTTCACCGGCAAGGTGGACCGCGAGCGCAGCCAGGGCATCTACGGCCAGGCGGAAGGGGGCGAGCCCTACCTCTACACGTTCTTCGAGCCCATCGACGCGCGCCGCGCGTTCCCGTGCTTCGACGAGCCGACCTTCAAGGTGCCGTGGCGCCTGCGCTTCACGGTGAAGGCGGGGCACGTGGCGGTGGCCAACCATCCCGTCGTGTCTCGCGAGCCGCTGACGGACGGGCTGGAGCGGGTCACGTTCGCGGAGAGCAAGCCCATGCCCAGCTACCTCGTGGCCTTCATGGTGGGGCCGTTCGACGTGGTGGAGGCCGGCACGGTGGGGCGCGCGAGCGTGCCGCTGCGCTTCGTCGTGCCGAAGGGCCGGGGCGCGGAGACGCGGTACGCCGCGAGCATCACGCCGCGCATCGTGAAGGGCCTGGAGGACTTCTTCGATCAGACCTATCCGTACGAGAAGCTGGATGTGGCGGTGGTGCCCCGCTACTGGGGCACCATGGAGCACCCGGGCATCGTCGCGCTCGGACAGCCGCTCACGCTCATCCCGCCTGGCGAGGAGACGCTGGCCCGGCGCAAGTCCTACGCCGTCATCGCCAACCATGAGCTGGGCCACTATTGGTTCGGCGACGTCGTCACCTGCGCGTGGTGGAACGACATCTGGCTGAACGAGTCCTTCACCGCGTGGCTGGACCGGCAGACGGTGGACCGGCTGGAGCCTTCCTGGAACTTCCAGCAGGAGCGCGCCATGTCCGCGACCCGCAACGCGCTGGAGTCGGACGCGCTGGAGGCCGCGCTGCCGGTGCGCAAGCCGGTGACGAGCAACAGCGACATCGTCGGCTCCTTCGACAACGGGACGACGTATGACAAGGGCTCGTCCGTCATCGCCATGTTCGAGGCGTGGCTGGGTCCGGAGCGCTTCCGCGAGGCGCTGCGCGGGTATGTCCGCAAGCACGCCTGGGGCGTCGCGACGATGGAGGACTTCCTCGCGGACCTGTCCCAGGCGGCGGGACCGGAGGTGGCGCGGTCCTTTGGCGGTTTCATCGAGCAGGGCGGCGCGGCGAGCGTGTCCGCGCAGGTGTCATGCCCCAAGGGAGGCACGCCGACGGTGAAGCTGTCGCAGGAGCGCTACCTGCCGGTGGGGTCGCAGGCGAGCTCCCAGCAGGAATGGCTCGTGCCTGTGTGCCTTCGCGCGGGAACCGGCGCGCAGTCGTCCCGCGTGTGCTCGATGATGGAGGGGCGGACGGCGGAGGTGTCCCTGCCTTTGAAGCAGTGCCCGGCGTGGGTGCTGCTCAACGCGGGCGGCACGGGCTACTACCGGGGCGGCTACACGCGGGAGCAATTGACGAAGCTGCTCTCGACGCCGGCCACCGCCTTCACGGTGGGGGAGCAGGTGGCGCTCTGGGCGGACGTGGACGCGGCGGTGACTCGGGGGATCCTGCCGCTGGGGCAGGCCTTGAGCGCGGTGCCCGCCACCGCCCGGTCGGCGGATCGCCTGGTGGTGCAGGGGGGCGCCGCGTTGCTTCACCGGGTGCGTGAGGATCAGCTCACGGTGGAGGAGCGGCAGCGCTTCCGGGCCTGGGTGGCGTCGCTCTATGCGCCGCGCGCGCGCGCACTCGGCTGGATGCCCAAGGCCGGAGACGATGACGCGATGACGCAGTCGCGCTCGCTTTTGCTCGCGCTGGCGGCGGGGCTCGGCGATGATCCCAAGCTGGCGAAGGAGGCCGCGCCGCTGGTCCGTGCGTGGCTGGCGGACCGCAAGTCAGTGGATCCCGAGGCGCTGTCGAATGCGTTGCCCTGGGCGGCGGCGCACGGGGACGCGGCGTTGTTCGACGCGCTGCTGGCGGCCGCGAAGAAGGAACAGGACCGCAACGAGCGCACGCGGCTGTTGACGGCCCTGGCCTTCTTCCGCGCCCCGGAGCTGGTGGAGCGGGCGCTGGCGCTCGTCATGGGGTCGGACTTCGACGTCAGGGACTCCGAGATCATCCTCAAGATGGCGCTGGTCATCCCGGAGTCGCAGTCGCGGGCCTTGAGCTTCTATCAGGCGCACTTCGATGAGCTGGCGCAGCGACTGCGCTCGGACGAGATGGGCGGGCTGATTGGCCGTCTGGGAAATCTCTGTGATGAGACGCAGCGGGCCCAGGTGGAGGCGTTCCTCAAGCCCCGCGTGGAGAAGATCGAAGGCGGTCCACGCGCCCTGGCCCGGGCCCTGGAGTCCATCCAGTTGTGCGCCGAATCCCAGAAGCTCCACCTGTCGAGCATCCGGGACTTCCTCCGCACCCACTGA
- a CDS encoding SDR family oxidoreductase: MSNLQGKTLFITGASRGIGKAIALRAARDGANIVIAAKTTEPHPKLPGTIHTAAKEIEEAGGKALACVVDIRDEAQIHAAVAKAVETFGGIDILVNNASAISLTGTLETPLKRFDLMHGINTRGTFACSQACIPYLKKSSNPHILNNSPPLNMEPRWFGPHVAYTIAKYGMSLCALGMAEELKDDGIAVNTLWPRTVIATAAVQNLLGGDDTIRGSRTPEIMADAAYTILTRPSRSFTGNFCIDDEVLRAAGVTDFDKYQSVPGAELLPDFFL; the protein is encoded by the coding sequence ATGTCCAACCTCCAAGGCAAGACCCTCTTCATCACCGGCGCCAGCCGCGGCATCGGCAAGGCCATCGCGCTGCGCGCGGCCCGGGACGGCGCCAACATCGTCATCGCCGCCAAGACGACCGAACCGCACCCCAAGCTGCCCGGCACCATCCACACCGCGGCGAAGGAGATTGAAGAAGCCGGCGGCAAGGCGCTCGCGTGCGTGGTGGACATCCGCGACGAGGCGCAGATCCACGCGGCCGTCGCGAAGGCCGTGGAGACCTTCGGCGGCATCGACATCCTGGTGAACAACGCCAGCGCCATCAGCCTCACCGGCACGCTGGAGACGCCGCTCAAGCGCTTCGACCTGATGCACGGCATCAACACGCGCGGCACCTTCGCGTGCTCGCAGGCCTGCATCCCGTACCTGAAGAAGTCCAGCAACCCGCACATCCTCAACAACTCGCCGCCCCTCAACATGGAGCCGCGCTGGTTCGGGCCCCACGTGGCGTACACCATCGCCAAGTACGGCATGAGCCTGTGCGCGCTGGGCATGGCGGAGGAGCTCAAGGACGACGGCATCGCCGTCAACACCCTCTGGCCCCGCACCGTCATCGCCACCGCCGCCGTGCAGAACCTGCTGGGCGGTGACGACACCATCCGCGGCAGCCGCACGCCGGAGATCATGGCCGACGCCGCCTACACCATCCTCACCAGGCCCAGCCGCTCCTTCACCGGGAACTTCTGCATCGACGACGAGGTCCTCCGCGCGGCCGGCGTCACCGACTTCGACAAGTACCAGTCCGTGCCCGGCGCGGAGCTGCTGCCCGACTTCTTCCTCTAA
- a CDS encoding LysR family transcriptional regulator, whose protein sequence is MPPRKLQRHLVWLESFTAAVEAGSIEAAAEHLGVARSVVSEHIRALEEVLADGAALLERGPGRRLQLSARGERLYAGTQTPLHQLDMKRLMDLARVEPTLRLGLNPTLSMSLLGGIAQDAAATDLKLVVGFGGSHELMRQVQTRQQDLVLDFTPLPPHEGVDTESLLRMSFVVLAGPDSTLAHAHPSRRALDVKDLDGQRFVDWLRDDPYGGANSARFAAQGVTVNEVGRVESFLHLYELLRAYRACAIAPDVRPTQPFPTDLRVWPLREQDPQAVEVVALWPSGGLSPGAQSILDGLRRRLNKRR, encoded by the coding sequence ATGCCCCCGCGCAAGCTCCAGCGGCACCTCGTCTGGCTCGAGTCCTTCACCGCCGCCGTGGAGGCCGGCAGCATCGAAGCCGCCGCGGAGCACCTGGGCGTCGCCCGCTCCGTCGTGAGTGAACACATCCGCGCGCTGGAAGAGGTGCTCGCGGATGGCGCCGCCCTGCTGGAGCGCGGCCCGGGCAGGCGCCTCCAGCTGTCCGCGCGCGGGGAGCGGCTCTACGCCGGCACGCAGACGCCGCTGCACCAGCTGGACATGAAGCGGTTGATGGACCTGGCCCGCGTGGAGCCCACCCTCCGCCTGGGCCTCAACCCCACCCTCTCCATGTCCCTGCTGGGCGGCATCGCGCAGGACGCCGCCGCCACCGACCTCAAGCTGGTGGTGGGCTTCGGCGGGTCGCATGAGCTCATGCGGCAGGTGCAGACGCGGCAGCAGGATCTGGTGCTCGACTTCACCCCGCTGCCCCCCCACGAGGGCGTGGACACCGAATCCCTGCTGCGCATGTCCTTCGTGGTGCTCGCGGGCCCCGACTCCACGCTCGCCCACGCGCACCCCTCCCGCCGCGCCCTGGATGTGAAGGATCTGGACGGTCAACGCTTCGTGGACTGGCTGCGAGACGACCCGTACGGCGGCGCCAACAGCGCCCGCTTCGCCGCCCAGGGCGTCACCGTGAACGAGGTGGGCCGCGTGGAGAGCTTCCTCCACCTCTACGAGCTGCTGCGCGCCTACCGGGCCTGCGCCATCGCCCCCGACGTGCGCCCCACCCAGCCGTTCCCCACCGACCTCCGCGTCTGGCCCCTGCGCGAACAAGACCCCCAGGCCGTGGAGGTCGTCGCCCTCTGGCCCTCCGGCGGCCTCAGCCCCGGCGCCCAGAGCATCCTGGACGGGCTGCGTCGCCGCCTGAACAAACGGCGATAA
- a CDS encoding aromatic amino acid hydroxylase, which produces MTPTERTIARLPAHLRRYVVAQDYAAYTPRDQAVWRHILGQLREHLGDKAHPVYLEGLEATGIGAEAIPSLDEMNAKLAKLGWACVAVRGFIPPAVFTELQALGVLAIAADIRTHEHIQYTPAPDIVHESAGHAPIIANARYAQYLKAVGLVGFKAIASVEDQAVFEAIRNLSVVKEDPTASEEEIAHAQARLEAANASHRYISESTRASRLYWWTAEYGLIGDLERPRIYGAGLLSSIGEAKHCLTSAVRKLPLGQECADTDYDITRMQPQLFVARDFEHLFEVLADFESTLAWKRGGDLGLNEALRARTVNHLVLADGREVTGKVVELLPTAKEVAPGLSTALARLEGPILTSVKGQAVDKPFSGAALVAFGQGTLPERGSFRLTLDSGLVLEGFAVGGGEVIALSGTLGGQPLTLPSMARLYLTERLPSVAGGPADPGTWDRWFGELDAFTAGDGEALARERKAQALPPSLAALYTEVRRIRETGQLAPERLEQIARASTDFPSDWLLRAEVAELRGEVPARRDAAHA; this is translated from the coding sequence ATGACGCCCACGGAACGGACCATTGCCCGCCTGCCCGCCCACCTGCGCCGCTACGTCGTGGCGCAGGACTACGCGGCGTACACGCCCAGGGATCAGGCGGTGTGGCGGCACATCCTGGGGCAGCTGCGGGAGCACCTGGGCGACAAGGCGCACCCCGTCTACCTGGAGGGCCTGGAGGCGACGGGCATCGGGGCGGAGGCCATCCCCAGCCTGGATGAGATGAACGCGAAGCTGGCGAAGCTGGGCTGGGCCTGCGTGGCGGTGCGCGGCTTCATCCCGCCGGCGGTCTTCACGGAGCTGCAGGCGCTGGGCGTGCTGGCCATCGCGGCGGACATCCGCACCCACGAGCACATCCAGTACACGCCCGCGCCGGACATCGTCCATGAGAGCGCGGGCCACGCGCCCATCATCGCGAACGCGCGCTACGCGCAGTACCTGAAGGCCGTGGGGCTGGTGGGGTTCAAGGCCATCGCCAGCGTGGAGGACCAGGCCGTCTTCGAGGCCATCCGCAACCTCTCCGTGGTGAAGGAGGACCCGACGGCGAGCGAGGAGGAGATCGCCCACGCCCAGGCCCGTCTGGAGGCCGCCAACGCCAGCCACCGCTACATCAGCGAGAGCACCCGCGCGAGCCGCCTGTACTGGTGGACGGCGGAGTACGGCCTCATCGGCGACCTGGAGCGCCCGCGCATCTATGGCGCGGGCCTGCTGTCCAGCATCGGCGAGGCGAAGCACTGCCTGACGTCCGCCGTGCGCAAGCTGCCCCTGGGCCAGGAGTGCGCGGACACGGACTACGACATCACCCGCATGCAGCCGCAGCTCTTCGTGGCGCGCGACTTCGAACACCTCTTCGAAGTGCTCGCCGACTTCGAGTCGACGCTCGCGTGGAAGCGCGGCGGGGACCTGGGCCTGAACGAAGCGCTGCGGGCGCGCACCGTCAACCACCTGGTGCTCGCGGACGGCCGGGAGGTCACGGGCAAGGTGGTGGAGCTGCTGCCCACCGCGAAGGAAGTGGCGCCGGGCCTGTCCACCGCGCTGGCGCGGCTGGAGGGCCCCATCCTCACGTCGGTGAAGGGTCAGGCCGTGGACAAGCCGTTCAGCGGCGCGGCGCTGGTGGCATTTGGCCAGGGCACGCTGCCGGAGCGCGGGAGCTTCCGGCTCACCCTGGACAGCGGGCTGGTGTTGGAGGGGTTCGCGGTGGGCGGCGGAGAGGTCATCGCGCTGAGCGGGACCCTGGGCGGACAGCCGCTGACGCTGCCGTCCATGGCGCGGCTGTACCTGACGGAGCGGCTGCCGTCCGTGGCGGGCGGCCCGGCGGATCCCGGCACCTGGGACCGGTGGTTCGGGGAGCTGGACGCCTTCACCGCGGGAGACGGCGAGGCGCTGGCCCGCGAGCGCAAGGCCCAGGCCCTGCCCCCGTCGCTGGCGGCGCTCTACACGGAGGTGCGCCGCATCCGCGAGACGGGGCAGCTCGCCCCCGAGCGGCTGGAGCAGATCGCCCGCGCGTCCACGGACTTCCCGTCGGACTGGCTCCTGCGCGCGGAGGTCGCGGAGCTGCGCGGCGAGGTGCCCGCGCGGCGGGACGCGGCGCACGCATAG
- a CDS encoding VgrG-related protein, protein MTVSSIRVRSGDTLSEIARRYNTSVDALAKANNIKDPNRILAGQTLQLKDGFDTKGPRGSNAGGKAQGDSFAQSTGGTKAPATSTATPSTRTADGELGGLSRKYEARGPGTVSTGKGDRGGVSYGSYQFASANGSAQSFVNSLKKSNPDFYKALSGSKPGTPAFSTAWKQLAAKDPKGFDKAQHDYIKATHYDVGAANIKKATGIDLDKRSAALRDVAWSTSVQHGPGAADDIFKKALAGRDPAKVSDEQLIKDIYAERGRTNASGTLVHFSGNSRDVQKGVANRFKSEAKDALAMLKKEKAGATATPGNTGIVPPNKTGGAATPGNTGIVPPNKTGGTMTSRPTTEADRTDTQQVAPSKSGPSVHVKVPYYSQFENGHGYTASDTACFKAATAMAGASGAKVTGPENRIQVGKSENSTGQLTVDSKKAKEGRDYIDRQLDAGKPVVVGVSHKDANYNADGLTDHFVTITGRGVDDKGRTYYTFHDPGTSNASKGKDTNPNNRFYVDDQSGKMYRPGQAANGYVTDRRYEVAMVRRNA, encoded by the coding sequence ATGACCGTCTCCAGCATCCGCGTGCGTTCCGGTGACACCCTTTCCGAGATCGCCAGGCGCTACAACACGTCGGTGGACGCGCTGGCCAAGGCGAACAACATCAAGGATCCGAACAGGATCCTCGCGGGGCAGACGCTCCAGCTGAAGGACGGCTTCGACACGAAGGGCCCGCGCGGTTCGAACGCGGGGGGCAAGGCGCAGGGCGACAGCTTCGCGCAGTCCACCGGGGGCACGAAGGCGCCGGCCACCTCCACGGCGACGCCCTCCACCCGTACGGCGGATGGGGAGCTGGGCGGGCTGAGCCGCAAGTACGAGGCGCGCGGTCCCGGCACCGTCTCCACGGGCAAGGGGGACCGGGGCGGCGTGTCCTACGGCTCCTACCAGTTCGCCTCGGCGAACGGCTCGGCGCAGTCGTTCGTGAACTCGCTGAAGAAGTCGAACCCGGACTTCTACAAGGCGCTGTCAGGCAGCAAGCCGGGCACGCCGGCGTTCTCCACGGCGTGGAAGCAGCTGGCGGCGAAGGACCCGAAGGGCTTCGACAAGGCCCAGCACGACTACATCAAGGCCACGCACTACGACGTGGGCGCCGCGAACATCAAGAAGGCGACAGGCATCGACCTGGACAAGCGGTCCGCGGCGCTGCGCGACGTGGCCTGGTCCACGTCGGTGCAGCACGGCCCGGGCGCGGCGGATGACATCTTCAAGAAGGCGCTGGCCGGGCGCGACCCCGCCAAGGTGAGCGACGAGCAGCTCATCAAGGACATCTACGCCGAGCGCGGCCGCACGAACGCCAGCGGCACCCTGGTGCACTTCTCCGGCAACTCCCGGGACGTGCAGAAGGGCGTGGCCAACCGCTTCAAGTCAGAGGCCAAGGACGCGCTCGCGATGCTCAAGAAGGAGAAGGCGGGCGCCACCGCGACGCCGGGCAACACGGGCATCGTCCCTCCGAACAAGACGGGCGGCGCGGCGACGCCGGGCAACACGGGCATCGTCCCTCCGAACAAGACGGGCGGCACCATGACCTCGCGGCCCACCACGGAGGCGGACCGCACGGACACGCAGCAGGTGGCCCCGTCGAAGTCCGGCCCCTCGGTCCACGTGAAGGTGCCGTACTACAGCCAGTTCGAGAACGGCCACGGCTACACCGCGAGCGACACGGCGTGCTTCAAGGCCGCGACGGCGATGGCGGGCGCGTCGGGCGCGAAGGTGACGGGACCGGAGAACCGCATCCAGGTGGGCAAGAGCGAGAACAGCACCGGCCAGCTCACGGTGGACTCGAAGAAGGCCAAGGAGGGCCGCGACTACATCGACCGGCAGCTGGACGCGGGCAAGCCGGTGGTGGTGGGGGTCAGCCACAAGGACGCGAACTACAACGCGGATGGCCTCACGGACCACTTCGTGACCATCACGGGCCGTGGCGTCGACGACAAGGGCCGCACCTACTACACGTTCCACGACCCGGGCACGTCCAACGCCAGCAAGGGCAAGGACACCAATCCCAACAACCGCTTCTACGTGGATGACCAGAGCGGGAAGATGTACCGCCCCGGCCAGGCCGCGAACGGCTACGTGACGGACCGCCGCTACGAGGTCGCGATGGTGCGTCGCAACGCGTAG
- a CDS encoding MXAN_6640 family putative metalloprotease produces MTAGVPTLLLLLAGAGTPHRLPHEVEAVKGLAAESGRPTSPTAPEPRYLPTDTVESIVSPGERFRIHFTRQGPNAVPLTDADGNGVPDFVELVGRTYERVATFYAGLGFRLPPDDANTSQDDGGDGRFDVYLVDFALRGDGAFRQEVCLEGTTHCTGYMLQENDFTGYGYPSDAEAVETLASHEFFHAVQAAYRPDLGGIASEGTAVWATERFEPALDDLEGFTRYYMSSPDRSLLTDPTGPGVSFNYGAGLFFQFLGERFGDGVLVALLEESVRQPEARWPLLLDTCLRRDFASTFDAAFAQFATWNLGTGPRATPGGGYARGEGYAPVLTAEAALPTSMASVRVAAAASRLFEVPGGAPFVAATFEPDPGTDPAALHLLVAAVTDDAVLRVTRVDGPESLRAQVAAQDATRVVVAVVDGRSEGLGRYGRLCIAATGQNASCAPLQVPDAGTPDAGSPDGGSPDGGSPDGGSPDAGGADAGSPVEPGEDPRTPTSSGGCQTAGGPLSGALVALLLGRRLGRRRRSPAR; encoded by the coding sequence ATGACCGCCGGGGTTCCCACGCTGCTCCTGCTGCTGGCCGGCGCGGGAACCCCGCACCGCCTCCCCCATGAGGTGGAGGCGGTGAAGGGGCTGGCCGCCGAGTCCGGGCGGCCCACCTCGCCCACCGCGCCCGAGCCGCGCTACCTGCCCACGGACACGGTGGAGTCCATCGTCTCTCCGGGCGAGCGCTTCCGCATCCACTTCACCCGCCAGGGCCCCAACGCGGTGCCGCTGACGGACGCGGACGGCAACGGCGTGCCCGACTTCGTGGAGCTCGTCGGCCGCACGTATGAGCGCGTGGCGACGTTCTACGCGGGCCTGGGCTTCCGCCTGCCGCCCGACGACGCGAACACCTCCCAGGACGACGGCGGCGACGGCCGCTTCGACGTGTACCTGGTGGACTTCGCGCTGCGCGGCGATGGCGCCTTCCGGCAGGAGGTCTGTCTGGAGGGCACCACGCATTGCACCGGCTACATGCTCCAGGAGAACGACTTCACCGGCTACGGCTACCCCTCCGACGCCGAGGCCGTGGAGACGCTGGCCAGCCACGAGTTCTTCCATGCGGTCCAGGCCGCCTACCGGCCGGACCTGGGAGGGATTGCATCGGAGGGAACGGCGGTCTGGGCCACGGAGCGCTTCGAGCCCGCGCTCGACGACCTGGAGGGCTTCACCCGCTATTACATGTCCAGCCCGGACCGCAGCCTGCTGACGGATCCCACGGGGCCCGGGGTGAGCTTCAACTATGGCGCGGGCCTGTTCTTCCAGTTCCTCGGCGAGCGCTTCGGCGACGGCGTCCTCGTGGCGCTGCTGGAGGAGTCCGTGCGGCAGCCGGAGGCGCGCTGGCCGCTCCTCTTGGACACCTGCCTGCGCCGCGACTTCGCGTCCACGTTCGATGCGGCCTTCGCCCAGTTCGCCACCTGGAACCTGGGCACCGGGCCACGCGCCACGCCTGGGGGCGGCTATGCGCGAGGCGAGGGGTACGCGCCCGTGCTGACGGCCGAGGCCGCGCTCCCCACCTCGATGGCTTCCGTGCGCGTCGCCGCCGCCGCGTCGAGGCTCTTCGAGGTGCCGGGCGGCGCCCCCTTCGTCGCCGCCACGTTCGAGCCGGATCCGGGCACCGACCCCGCCGCGCTGCACCTGCTCGTGGCCGCCGTCACCGACGACGCCGTGCTGCGCGTCACCCGGGTGGATGGGCCGGAGTCCCTGCGCGCCCAGGTGGCCGCGCAGGACGCGACGCGGGTGGTGGTCGCGGTCGTGGATGGGCGGTCGGAGGGGCTGGGGCGCTACGGGCGGCTGTGCATCGCGGCCACCGGACAGAATGCGTCGTGCGCGCCCCTCCAGGTACCGGATGCGGGCACGCCCGACGCAGGCAGCCCGGATGGGGGCTCGCCGGATGGGGGCTCGCCGGATGGGGGCTCGCCGGATGCGGGGGGCGCCGATGCTGGCTCGCCCGTGGAGCCCGGCGAGGATCCTCGGACCCCCACGTCCAGCGGTGGCTGCCAGACGGCGGGGGGCCCCCTGTCCGGTGCGCTGGTGGCGCTGCTGCTCGGCAGGAGGCTGGGCCGCCGTCGCCGCTCGCCGGCGCGTTAG